The window CAGGTTACTGAAAGCAATCATCCAGGTCATCAGGATAATAATCCACAGTTTGGCGGAGTAGGCGCGTGGCAGCATCCACACCATTGTGGCAATAATCCAGCCAGACACAACGGCATTGGCGAACATCTCCGTCGGAGAGTTTTTCATGACTTTCATGGCGATGTCGACTAACGCTTCCCGCGTTTCACCATCAAAAACGGGCATGTAGGTAAAGGCGAGAGCCGCCAAAGCGGTGCCGATCAGGTTGCCAACCAGCACGACAAACCATAATCGACCAAGTAGGTAGACATTGCCGCGCGTGGGTTTATGCATGATGGGGAGCACTGCTGTGACCGTGTTTTCGGTGAACAGCTGCTGACGTGCCATAATGACAATCACAAAGCCTATGGTGTAACCGAAACACTCAAGCAGAAAACCGCCAGGCACGCCAACCAGATGGTTGTGGAGCATGCCGACCGCCATGAATGAGGTTCCCATCGAAATGCCTGCGGCAATCGCCGACCACAGTAACGCCATCGCATCGCGTTCCAGCTCCTTTTGTCCTTCCTGACGAATCTCTTCGTGGATTGCTGCGGCAGGAGAGGGTAAGCGATCTTCATCCACGTTGATCGCTTTTCCCTGCGTGCTTTCGTCGCTCTCTACCGCAACGTCCTTTTCTTGCTCTGGCTGGGTTTGCCTGGATTTTGAAGATGAATTCATAGTGATTCTCTCGACGAGTGGGTCGGTTGGCGCTTGGCTAACGGAACTGAAGACCGGGGCAAGCATCGACAGCCCTGCTGATAAGCGTAGTCAGTTTTTACACTATGGGATGGTGCGGCGTAGCTCACTGGTTTAGGCTGGCGGTGCTATGCTGTGAGTGGAGCAATGAAAGACTGGGCCATCGTCCACGCTGGAGCGCGTGTCGCAACGATGCCGTGAGCTGCCCCATAAGAAAAATGGCAATCCTCTGAAAATACAGTAATACGTAAGCCAACGTAGCGATGGAGCCATAAAATGTTACACTGTTGGCCGATATCCCGTCCTTGTCGCTCAGTCTGATAGGCTGGGGCTGATACTGGGAATACCCATTTTCGGTCGCGGGTATATACCCTAAATAATTCGTGTTGCAGGCCGGCGGTAAGTGAAGGAATCCCGATGAGCTTACTTAAGTAAGTGATTCGGGTGAGTGACAAATCTGCCAGAGGTAGATTTGAACGCTGCTTGCAGCGGCCCCAACGGGGCGAGGTGCACGTAAGTGTGCCGAGTAACGTAACCAACACACATGCAACGTGAAGTATGACGGGTATAGCACACTATAAATCAGGGAGAACAGATATGAATTACCGCCTGAGTGGGGTGGTGTTTGCCAGCGTGTTACTGATCGGCTGCGCCAGTTCCGGGGATCGCGATCAAGAAGGTCGTTCCGATCCGCTTGAAGGCTTTAACCGTACCATGTTCAGCTTTAACT is drawn from Pectobacterium aroidearum and contains these coding sequences:
- a CDS encoding formate/nitrite transporter family protein, coding for MNSSSKSRQTQPEQEKDVAVESDESTQGKAINVDEDRLPSPAAAIHEEIRQEGQKELERDAMALLWSAIAAGISMGTSFMAVGMLHNHLVGVPGGFLLECFGYTIGFVIVIMARQQLFTENTVTAVLPIMHKPTRGNVYLLGRLWFVVLVGNLIGTALAALAFTYMPVFDGETREALVDIAMKVMKNSPTEMFANAVVSGWIIATMVWMLPRAYSAKLWIIILMTWMIAFSNLTHIVAGASEIFYLVFIGHIPWQAFIWPFALPTLAGNIIGGTFIFALISHAQIRNDMSNPYRGKPQKRRENEEK